A single window of Microbispora hainanensis DNA harbors:
- the dacB gene encoding D-alanyl-D-alanine carboxypeptidase/D-alanyl-D-alanine-endopeptidase encodes MVRRERWMVVATLALLQIFVVLAGTYWITHDADRTPAPVASPKPTPIPLVTAGPVLAAAGDGALPAKGTLTTRLTAAMGDPALGGSVAGIVLDVATGTPIFDGRSGTAITPASTTKLVTGLTVLATVGPDARLATRVVRGASAGSIVLVGGGDPTLAGPRTSAAEQEKTYPRPASLARLASSTAKALKAAKVTSVDLSYDASLFNGPRTAPGWKPTYIPEGSVAPVSALMMDEGRAANGARYPDPAQATADAFATLLRKNGIKVGKDVDSAKAAPTAQELARVESGPIYALVERMLTHSDNDLAEALARQAAIKEGLPHTFQGVPTAVGRVLTRLGVGGGVEVHDGSGLSTRNRITPTALAHILSVAASPAHPELHSLISGLPVAHFTGTLHDRYSKSDTKAGAGMVRAKTGTLNGVNTLAGIAYTSEGRLLTFAFMADQVANPPEAITALDKMATIVSQS; translated from the coding sequence GTGGTGCGACGTGAGCGGTGGATGGTGGTGGCCACCCTCGCCCTGCTGCAGATCTTCGTCGTCCTCGCGGGCACTTATTGGATCACCCATGACGCCGACAGGACCCCGGCTCCGGTCGCGTCCCCGAAGCCGACCCCGATCCCCCTGGTGACCGCGGGTCCGGTTCTGGCCGCGGCGGGGGACGGGGCTCTCCCCGCCAAGGGTACTTTGACCACCCGGCTCACCGCTGCGATGGGTGACCCCGCCCTCGGCGGCAGCGTGGCCGGGATCGTGCTCGACGTCGCGACGGGAACGCCGATCTTCGACGGCCGCTCGGGCACCGCCATCACCCCGGCCTCGACCACCAAGCTCGTCACCGGGCTGACGGTGCTGGCCACGGTGGGACCGGACGCCCGCCTGGCCACCCGGGTCGTACGGGGGGCCTCCGCGGGGTCGATCGTCCTGGTCGGCGGCGGCGACCCGACCCTCGCCGGTCCGCGTACGAGCGCCGCCGAGCAGGAGAAGACCTACCCGCGCCCGGCGTCGCTCGCCCGGCTGGCGTCGAGCACGGCCAAGGCCCTCAAGGCGGCCAAGGTCACCTCGGTTGACCTGTCGTACGACGCGTCCCTGTTCAACGGGCCGCGGACGGCGCCGGGCTGGAAGCCGACGTACATCCCGGAGGGCAGCGTCGCCCCGGTGTCCGCGCTCATGATGGACGAGGGCCGGGCCGCCAACGGCGCCCGCTATCCGGACCCGGCCCAGGCCACCGCCGACGCGTTCGCCACGCTGCTCAGGAAGAACGGCATCAAGGTGGGCAAGGATGTCGACTCCGCGAAGGCGGCGCCCACCGCGCAGGAGCTGGCCCGGGTGGAGTCCGGCCCGATCTACGCGCTCGTCGAGCGGATGCTCACCCACAGCGACAACGACCTCGCCGAGGCGCTCGCCCGTCAGGCCGCCATCAAGGAGGGCCTCCCGCACACCTTCCAGGGCGTGCCCACGGCGGTCGGGCGCGTGCTCACCCGCCTCGGCGTGGGCGGCGGTGTGGAGGTCCACGACGGCAGCGGGCTGTCCACCAGGAACAGGATCACGCCGACGGCCCTCGCCCACATCCTGTCCGTGGCGGCGTCCCCCGCCCATCCGGAGCTGCATTCGCTGATCAGCGGCCTGCCGGTCGCGCATTTCACCGGAACTCTCCACGATCGATATTCGAAGTCCGATACGAAGGCCGGCGCCGGAATGGTGCGCGCGAAGACGGGCACTTTGAACGGGGTGAACACCCTGGCGGGCATCGCGTACACATCAGAGGGCCGGTTGCTGACCTTCGCGTTCATGGCCGACCAAGTGGCCAACCCCCCGGAGGCGATCACCGCCCTCGACAAAATGGCCACGATCGTCTCCCAGAGCTAG
- the hpt gene encoding hypoxanthine phosphoribosyltransferase, translating into MDAADMGRDLSKVLISEQELQEKIRELAGQIDADYAGNELLIVGVLKGAVMVMADLARALHVPVQMDWMAVSSYGAGTVSSGVVRVLKDLDTDIAGRHVLVVEDIIDSGLTLSWLMNNLKSRNPASVEICTLLRKPDAVKVELDVRYVGFDIPNEFVIGYGLDYAERYRNLPFIGTLAPHVYGGE; encoded by the coding sequence GTGGACGCAGCAGACATGGGCAGGGATCTCTCCAAAGTCCTCATCTCGGAGCAGGAGCTGCAGGAGAAGATCAGGGAACTGGCGGGGCAGATCGACGCCGACTACGCCGGCAATGAACTGTTGATCGTCGGCGTGCTCAAGGGCGCGGTCATGGTCATGGCCGATCTCGCCCGCGCGCTGCACGTGCCCGTGCAGATGGACTGGATGGCCGTTTCCTCGTACGGCGCGGGGACCGTGTCGTCCGGTGTGGTGCGGGTGCTGAAGGACCTCGACACCGACATCGCCGGTCGGCACGTGCTCGTGGTCGAGGACATCATCGATTCCGGCTTGACTCTCTCGTGGTTGATGAACAACCTGAAGTCGCGTAACCCGGCGTCCGTGGAGATCTGCACGCTGCTGCGCAAGCCGGACGCGGTGAAGGTCGAGTTGGACGTCCGTTACGTCGGTTTTGACATCCCCAACGAGTTCGTCATCGGGTATGGGCTCGATTACGCCGAGCGGTATCGCAACCTGCCGTTCATCGGGACTCTTGCGCCTCATGTGTACGGAGGGGAGTAA
- the folE gene encoding GTP cyclohydrolase I FolE: MAEPMAGPPSGFDHDRIEKAVREILFAIGEDPDRDGLRDTPARVARAFAEQFAGLGQRPEDALTTMFDADHDEMVLVKDIEVMSTCEHHLLPFHGVAHIGYTPNEKGRITGLSKLARLVDVYARRPQVQERMTSQIADGLMQVLEPRGVIVVIEAEHMCMTMRGVRKPGAKTITSAVRGDFRSSEATRAEAMSLILRG, from the coding sequence ATGGCCGAACCCATGGCGGGGCCGCCCTCCGGCTTCGACCACGACCGGATCGAGAAGGCGGTCCGGGAGATCCTGTTCGCGATCGGGGAGGACCCCGATCGCGACGGGCTCCGGGACACCCCGGCCCGCGTGGCCCGCGCGTTCGCCGAGCAGTTCGCCGGCCTGGGCCAGCGGCCCGAAGACGCGCTGACCACGATGTTCGACGCGGACCACGACGAGATGGTGCTCGTCAAGGACATCGAGGTGATGTCCACCTGCGAGCACCATCTGCTCCCGTTCCACGGCGTGGCCCACATCGGCTACACCCCCAACGAGAAGGGGCGCATCACCGGCCTGTCCAAGCTGGCCAGGCTGGTGGACGTCTACGCCCGCAGGCCGCAGGTGCAGGAGCGGATGACCTCCCAGATCGCCGACGGCCTGATGCAGGTGCTCGAGCCGCGCGGCGTGATCGTCGTCATCGAGGCCGAGCACATGTGCATGACCATGCGCGGCGTGCGCAAGCCCGGCGCCAAGACGATCACGTCGGCCGTCCGGGGTGACTTCCGTTCCAGCGAGGCGACCAGGGCCGAGGCCATGTCGCTGATCCTGCGCGGCTGA
- the folP gene encoding dihydropteroate synthase, with translation MTAASVPGMPDSGRCLVMGVVNVTPDSFSDGGQWFDPDVAIRHGLDLVAEGADIVDVGGESTRPGAARVSLEEELRRVEPVIRALTEEGVTVSVDTMRAEVAEAAVAAGAKLVNDVSGGLADPVMPRVVAATGVPYVVMHWRGHSRDMDSRAIYGDVVTEVAEELRKRVDSVLAEGVREEQIVLDPGLGFSKNAEHNWALLAGIGELNGLGRPLLIGASRKRFLGRLLAGPDGEPRPFDGSDDATLAVTALAAQAGAWCVRVHRVRPNADAVRVAAAWGAAAVRHADEGR, from the coding sequence ATGACCGCAGCAAGTGTGCCCGGTATGCCCGACTCTGGGCGCTGTCTGGTCATGGGCGTGGTCAATGTCACCCCCGACTCGTTCTCGGACGGCGGGCAGTGGTTCGACCCCGACGTGGCGATCAGGCACGGCCTCGACCTGGTGGCCGAGGGCGCCGACATCGTCGACGTGGGCGGGGAGTCCACCCGCCCGGGCGCGGCGCGGGTGTCCCTCGAAGAGGAGCTGCGCCGCGTCGAGCCGGTGATCCGCGCGCTCACCGAGGAGGGCGTGACGGTCAGCGTCGACACCATGCGCGCGGAGGTGGCCGAGGCGGCCGTCGCGGCGGGGGCGAAGCTCGTCAACGACGTGAGCGGCGGGCTGGCCGACCCGGTGATGCCCCGGGTGGTGGCCGCGACCGGCGTGCCGTACGTCGTGATGCACTGGCGTGGGCACAGCCGCGACATGGACAGCCGGGCCATCTACGGCGACGTCGTGACCGAGGTGGCGGAGGAGCTGCGCAAGCGGGTCGACTCCGTGCTGGCCGAGGGCGTGCGGGAGGAGCAGATCGTGCTCGACCCCGGCCTCGGGTTCTCCAAGAACGCCGAGCACAACTGGGCGCTGCTGGCCGGCATCGGCGAGCTGAACGGCCTCGGCCGCCCGTTGCTGATCGGGGCGTCGAGGAAGCGCTTCCTCGGCCGCCTGCTGGCGGGGCCGGACGGCGAGCCCCGGCCGTTCGACGGCAGTGACGACGCCACACTCGCCGTCACCGCGCTCGCGGCGCAGGCCGGCGCGTGGTGCGTCCGGGTGCACCGGGTGCGGCCGAACGCCGACGCGGTGCGGGTGGCCGCCGCGTGGGGGGCAGCAGCCGTACGACATGCCGACGAGGGCCGGTGA
- a CDS encoding inorganic diphosphatase has translation MEFDVVVEIPKGQRNKYEVDHKTGRIRLDRLLFTSTQYPADYGFIENTLGEDGDPLDALVLLQEPTFPGCLIRCRAVGMFRMTDEKGGDDKVLCVPATDPRMEHIRDIHHVAEFDRLEIQHFFEVYKDLEPGKSVEGANWVGRTEAEAEIVASIQRFQETEHHDEEH, from the coding sequence GTGGAGTTCGACGTTGTCGTTGAGATCCCCAAGGGACAACGGAACAAGTACGAGGTTGACCACAAGACCGGCCGCATACGTCTGGACCGCCTGCTTTTCACGTCTACCCAGTACCCCGCCGACTACGGGTTCATCGAGAACACCCTCGGTGAGGACGGAGACCCGCTCGACGCGCTGGTCCTGCTCCAGGAGCCGACTTTCCCGGGTTGCCTGATCCGCTGCCGCGCTGTCGGAATGTTCCGGATGACCGATGAGAAGGGCGGCGACGACAAGGTCCTGTGCGTTCCCGCGACCGATCCCCGGATGGAGCACATCCGTGACATCCACCACGTCGCGGAGTTCGACCGGCTGGAGATCCAGCACTTCTTCGAGGTCTACAAGGACCTGGAGCCCGGCAAGTCGGTCGAGGGCGCCAACTGGGTGGGCCGCACCGAGGCCGAGGCCGAGATCGTCGCCAGCATCCAGCGCTTCCAGGAGACCGAGCACCACGACGAGGAGCACTAG
- a CDS encoding zinc-dependent metalloprotease produces the protein MQVIDWDLAVATGVRLVRPGPQVSREEARQAVLELRRLSRDAEGHVREFTRIDSATPEAATVVDRPGWIRANVDGFRVVLEPLTQKMSNMPAVVGAVGSRITGLEVGAVLAFLASRVLGQYELFLPPDPSGNAPTGRLTLVAPNIVHAERELGVDPRDFRLWVCLHEETHRVQFTGVPWLREYVRGQMTEFLLASEMDLTTLLERLRAASDAVADAFRGGEGNLIEAIQTPEQKAVLDRVTAVMTLVEGHGDYVMDAVGPSVVPSVAEIRAKFQRRREGGSRFDQLVRRLLGIELKMKQYAEGSHFVRTVVDEAGMESFNKVWTSPETLPDREEITDPHAWMSRVLTTA, from the coding sequence ATGCAGGTGATCGACTGGGATCTGGCCGTCGCGACCGGGGTCCGCCTTGTGCGGCCCGGCCCTCAGGTGAGCCGCGAGGAGGCCAGGCAGGCGGTCCTCGAACTGCGGAGGCTGTCGCGGGACGCCGAGGGGCACGTGCGGGAGTTCACCCGCATCGACTCGGCGACGCCCGAGGCGGCGACCGTGGTCGACCGTCCCGGGTGGATCCGTGCGAACGTGGACGGTTTCCGGGTGGTGCTGGAGCCGCTGACGCAGAAGATGTCGAACATGCCGGCGGTCGTCGGCGCGGTCGGCTCGCGTATCACCGGGCTGGAGGTCGGCGCGGTGCTGGCCTTCCTCGCCTCCCGGGTGCTCGGGCAGTATGAGCTGTTCCTCCCGCCCGACCCCTCGGGCAACGCCCCGACCGGCCGCCTGACGCTGGTGGCGCCCAACATCGTGCACGCCGAGCGCGAGCTGGGCGTCGATCCCCGTGACTTCCGCCTGTGGGTGTGCCTCCATGAGGAGACCCACCGGGTGCAGTTCACCGGCGTCCCCTGGCTGCGGGAGTACGTCCGCGGTCAGATGACCGAGTTCCTCCTCGCGTCCGAGATGGACCTGACGACCCTGCTGGAGCGCCTGCGCGCCGCCTCCGACGCGGTCGCCGACGCCTTCCGGGGTGGTGAGGGCAACCTGATCGAGGCCATCCAGACGCCCGAGCAGAAGGCCGTGCTCGACCGTGTGACCGCCGTGATGACGCTGGTGGAGGGGCACGGCGACTACGTCATGGACGCGGTGGGCCCGTCCGTCGTGCCGTCGGTCGCCGAGATCCGCGCCAAGTTCCAGCGCCGCCGCGAGGGCGGCTCGCGCTTCGACCAGCTCGTACGCCGTCTGCTCGGCATCGAGCTGAAGATGAAGCAGTATGCCGAGGGCTCCCACTTCGTCCGCACCGTCGTGGACGAGGCCGGCATGGAGTCGTTCAACAAGGTCTGGACCTCGCCGGAGACCCTGCCCGACCGCGAGGAGATCACCGACCCGCACGCCTGGATGTCCCGCGTCCTGACCACCGCCTGA
- the ftsH gene encoding ATP-dependent zinc metalloprotease FtsH — MDLKRFTRGPLLWILGIVLLLLLVTTMFGGGGNYTTADTSTVVQQIQQGNVKSATVVDKDQRVELTLNRPIEVGNKSTDRIQALWVEGQGVQLTQALEQAKPPQGWTVDVAKENFLVSLLVSFLPIIIIVLIFLFIMNQMQGGGSRVMNFGKSRAKLITKDTPKTTFADVAGADEAIEELQEIKEFLQAPAKFQAIGAKIPKGVLLYGPPGTGKTLLARAVAGEAGVPFYSISGSDFVEMFVGVGASRVRDLFEQAKANAPAIIFIDEIDAVGRHRGAGLGGGHDEREQTLNQLLVEMDGFDVKGGVILIAATNRPDILDPALLRPGRFDRQVVIDRPDLEGRKGILRVHGRGKPFAQDVDLDVIARRTPGFTGADLANVINEAALLTARQDQKLITMNTLEESIDRVMAGPERKSRVMSDQEKKIIAYHEGGHALVAHALPNSDPVHKITILSRGRALGYTMTLPMEDKFLATRSEMMDQLAMLLGGRTAEELVFHEPTTGASNDIEKATSIARRMVTEYGMSERLGARKFGSGNGEVFLGREMGHERDYSEQIASAIDEEVRRLIESAHDQAWEILVQYRDVLDNLVLELMEKETLSREQVLEIFSPVVQKEKRPSYAGYGKRLPSDRPPVITPKERANGNGSALPAGGSSSTPWVNDQSTQRDEA, encoded by the coding sequence ATGGATCTCAAGCGATTTACACGTGGCCCACTGCTGTGGATCCTGGGCATCGTATTGCTTCTCCTGCTCGTCACCACGATGTTCGGGGGCGGCGGCAACTACACCACCGCCGACACTTCGACGGTCGTCCAGCAGATCCAGCAGGGCAATGTCAAGAGCGCGACCGTGGTCGACAAGGACCAGCGCGTCGAGCTGACGCTCAACCGGCCCATCGAGGTCGGGAACAAGTCGACCGACCGCATCCAGGCGCTGTGGGTCGAGGGTCAGGGCGTCCAGCTCACGCAGGCGCTCGAGCAGGCCAAGCCCCCCCAGGGCTGGACCGTCGACGTGGCGAAGGAGAACTTCCTCGTCAGCCTGCTCGTCAGCTTCCTGCCGATCATCATCATCGTCCTGATCTTCCTGTTCATCATGAACCAGATGCAGGGCGGCGGCTCCCGGGTGATGAACTTCGGGAAGTCGCGGGCGAAGCTGATCACCAAGGACACCCCGAAGACGACCTTCGCCGACGTCGCGGGGGCCGACGAGGCCATCGAGGAGCTCCAGGAGATCAAGGAGTTCCTCCAGGCCCCGGCCAAGTTCCAGGCGATCGGCGCCAAGATCCCCAAGGGCGTGCTGCTGTACGGCCCGCCCGGCACGGGCAAGACCCTGCTCGCCCGCGCCGTCGCGGGTGAGGCGGGCGTGCCGTTCTACTCGATCTCCGGTTCCGACTTCGTCGAGATGTTCGTCGGCGTCGGCGCCTCCCGCGTCCGCGACCTGTTCGAGCAGGCCAAGGCGAACGCCCCGGCGATCATCTTCATCGACGAGATCGACGCCGTCGGCCGGCACCGCGGCGCGGGCCTCGGCGGCGGCCACGACGAGCGCGAGCAGACCCTCAACCAGCTCCTCGTCGAGATGGACGGCTTCGACGTCAAGGGCGGCGTGATCCTCATCGCCGCGACCAACCGCCCCGACATCCTCGACCCCGCGCTGCTGCGCCCCGGCCGCTTCGACCGGCAGGTCGTCATCGACCGGCCCGACCTGGAGGGCCGCAAGGGCATCCTGCGCGTCCACGGCCGCGGCAAGCCGTTCGCGCAGGACGTCGACCTCGACGTGATCGCCCGCAGGACGCCCGGCTTCACCGGCGCCGACCTCGCGAACGTGATCAACGAGGCGGCCCTGCTGACCGCCCGGCAGGACCAGAAGCTCATCACGATGAACACGCTCGAAGAGTCGATCGACCGCGTGATGGCCGGTCCCGAGCGCAAGTCCCGGGTCATGTCGGACCAGGAGAAGAAGATCATCGCCTACCACGAGGGCGGCCACGCCCTGGTGGCCCACGCGCTGCCCAACTCCGACCCGGTCCACAAGATCACGATCCTGTCCCGAGGCCGCGCGCTCGGTTACACGATGACGCTGCCGATGGAGGACAAGTTCCTCGCGACCCGGTCCGAGATGATGGACCAGCTCGCCATGCTGCTCGGCGGCCGCACCGCGGAGGAGCTCGTCTTCCACGAGCCCACCACCGGCGCGTCCAACGACATCGAGAAGGCGACCTCGATCGCCCGCCGCATGGTCACCGAATACGGCATGAGCGAGCGGCTCGGCGCCCGCAAGTTCGGCAGCGGCAACGGTGAGGTCTTCCTCGGCCGTGAGATGGGCCACGAGCGCGACTACTCCGAGCAGATCGCCTCGGCGATCGACGAGGAGGTCCGCCGCCTCATCGAGAGCGCGCACGACCAGGCGTGGGAGATCCTGGTCCAATACCGCGACGTGCTCGACAACCTCGTGCTCGAACTGATGGAGAAGGAGACGCTCTCCCGCGAGCAGGTCCTCGAGATCTTCTCGCCGGTCGTGCAGAAGGAGAAGCGTCCCTCGTACGCCGGCTACGGCAAGCGTCTGCCGTCCGACCGTCCTCCGGTCATCACGCCCAAGGAGCGCGCGAACGGCAACGGCTCGGCGCTGCCCGCGGGCGGGAGCAGCTCCACTCCGTGGGTCAACGACCAGTCGACGCAGCGGGACGAGGCCTGA
- the tilS gene encoding tRNA lysidine(34) synthetase TilS — MGPHPAVADVRRAVRLSLADLAASRESRKSREPSGALVLVACSGGADSLALAAAAGFAAPRLGLRAGLLTVDHGLQEGSAGRARDVVRLAPTLGLGPAEVLTVTVGTAGGPEAAARDARYAALSEAADRLGAAAVLLGHTRDDQAETVLLRLARGSGTRSLSGMAEVSGIYRRPLLGLGRARTRQACDALGLRPWDDPHNDDPAYTRVRVRHDALPALEAALGPGIAEALARTARLCRDDADALDAWADAVHTKSRGPAGELDVSVLADVPGAVRRRVIQRAAVEAGANAAALAAVHIEAVERLVTGWHGQKGVDLPGGVGVVRRYGTLVFAVDKLSLA; from the coding sequence ATGGGCCCGCATCCCGCCGTCGCCGACGTCCGCCGCGCCGTACGGCTGTCGCTCGCGGATCTCGCCGCCTCCCGGGAGTCGCGGAAGTCGCGGGAGCCGTCCGGTGCGCTCGTCCTGGTGGCCTGCAGCGGCGGCGCCGACTCGCTGGCGCTGGCGGCGGCCGCCGGCTTCGCGGCCCCGCGCCTCGGCCTGCGCGCCGGGCTGCTCACCGTCGACCACGGCCTGCAGGAGGGCTCGGCCGGCCGGGCCCGTGACGTCGTACGGCTCGCGCCCACGCTCGGCCTCGGCCCGGCCGAGGTGCTGACCGTCACGGTCGGCACGGCAGGAGGCCCGGAGGCCGCGGCGCGCGACGCCCGCTATGCCGCGCTGTCCGAGGCGGCCGACCGGCTGGGCGCCGCCGCGGTCCTGCTCGGCCACACGCGCGACGACCAGGCGGAGACCGTGCTGCTGCGGCTGGCCCGAGGCAGCGGCACGCGGTCGCTGTCCGGCATGGCGGAGGTCTCGGGGATCTACCGGCGGCCCCTGCTGGGGCTCGGCCGGGCGCGCACCAGGCAGGCGTGCGACGCGCTCGGCCTGCGCCCGTGGGACGACCCTCACAACGACGATCCGGCGTACACCAGGGTGCGGGTGCGGCACGACGCCCTCCCGGCGCTGGAGGCGGCGCTGGGGCCGGGGATCGCCGAGGCGCTGGCCCGTACGGCCCGGCTGTGCAGGGACGACGCCGACGCCCTGGACGCGTGGGCGGACGCCGTCCACACGAAGTCGCGGGGCCCGGCGGGGGAGCTGGACGTCTCCGTGCTGGCGGACGTGCCGGGGGCGGTGCGGCGGCGGGTCATCCAGCGGGCGGCCGTGGAGGCCGGTGCGAACGCCGCCGCGCTCGCGGCCGTGCACATCGAGGCGGTCGAGCGGCTGGTGACCGGCTGGCACGGGCAGAAGGGGGTGGACCTACCCGGGGGGGTGGGGGTGGTCAGGCGCTATGGCACCCTTGTGTTCGCCGTGGACAAACTCTCGCTCGCGTAA
- a CDS encoding C40 family peptidase: protein MPLLRASGLVAGLGSSLVLTFGAPAGADPKPSAKDVAKARQQVQERAKELGKAEADLAAAQARREALNTEAERLVEAYNGQLVQLEQAQATYEQSARRVRQAADQVARLRGEVAARVAEGYGTLRLSPSAAAMLGGIGDVNGFLRRASVLTQLGDEQAASLQRLKDAQQVFEILREQAARAYSEQSQSAEEVRQARDAAQRAVEEQLEQTKKIEQEKAEISKRLEAARDRVDELKEARAKARHVARRTALPARRSLKPPAWAGRLGSGPGEMAAQWALKQIGKPYVWAAAGPSGFDCSGLTMRAWQRAGVSLDHWTGTQWTSGRHVPLKDLRTGDLIFYGRLSKNPGDIHHVGIYIGRGMMVHAPQTGDVVRISPIWRHDLVGATRPG, encoded by the coding sequence TTGCCACTCCTCAGAGCATCGGGGCTGGTCGCCGGGCTCGGGTCAAGTCTCGTCCTGACCTTCGGAGCACCGGCGGGAGCCGATCCGAAACCGTCGGCGAAGGACGTCGCCAAGGCGCGGCAGCAGGTGCAGGAGCGCGCGAAGGAACTGGGCAAGGCAGAGGCCGATCTCGCCGCCGCGCAGGCCCGCCGTGAGGCGCTGAACACCGAGGCCGAGCGGCTCGTGGAGGCGTACAACGGGCAGCTCGTCCAGCTTGAGCAGGCGCAGGCCACATACGAGCAGTCGGCGCGGCGGGTCCGCCAGGCGGCCGACCAGGTCGCGCGGCTGCGCGGAGAGGTGGCGGCGAGGGTGGCCGAGGGGTACGGCACGCTGCGGCTGTCACCATCCGCCGCGGCCATGCTCGGCGGCATCGGCGACGTGAACGGCTTCCTGCGAAGAGCCAGCGTGCTGACGCAGCTCGGCGACGAGCAGGCCGCTTCGCTGCAACGGCTGAAAGACGCGCAACAGGTCTTCGAGATCCTCCGAGAACAGGCGGCCCGTGCCTACTCCGAGCAGTCGCAGAGCGCCGAAGAGGTGCGACAGGCGAGGGACGCGGCACAGCGGGCCGTCGAAGAACAGCTCGAACAGACCAAGAAGATCGAGCAGGAGAAAGCGGAGATCTCCAAGCGCCTGGAAGCCGCGCGCGACCGCGTCGACGAGCTGAAAGAGGCGAGGGCCAAGGCCCGGCACGTGGCGCGGCGGACGGCGCTCCCCGCACGCAGAAGTCTGAAACCGCCGGCCTGGGCCGGGCGGCTCGGGTCGGGACCCGGCGAGATGGCCGCCCAATGGGCGCTCAAACAGATCGGCAAGCCGTATGTGTGGGCCGCCGCAGGCCCGTCCGGGTTCGACTGCTCGGGGCTGACGATGCGGGCCTGGCAGCGGGCCGGGGTCTCACTCGATCACTGGACCGGCACGCAGTGGACGTCGGGACGGCACGTCCCGCTCAAGGATCTGCGCACCGGAGACCTCATCTTCTACGGCCGGTTGAGCAAGAATCCCGGCGACATCCATCATGTGGGCATCTACATCGGGCGCGGCATGATGGTCCACGCCCCCCAGACGGGGGACGTGGTGCGCATCTCGCCCATCTGGCGCCACGATCTGGTCGGCGCCACCAGGCCCGGCTGA